In the genome of Pseudanabaena mucicola str. Chao 1806, the window AGTAAAGCGAATGAGTTTGTTTGAGACGGATAAAAGTTCATCTAACTTATACTCTTGTGTGTCAGTTTTCGCTGATACTTGCTTAGTATGGTTATCAGTAACTTTTACATGGTTGTTGGTAGCAGTTTCGTTATTTGGTAATGATACAGATGGTGTAGGAGGTGTGTGGGGCTTAGTTGTGCTCGGCTTAGTTGCATTTGCCTGAGTTTGTGCACTTGTGCTTGAAGTTGAATTGGATATTGTATTGGTTTGTTTCCGACTTAAGTTTCTTAAATCAGATGCTGAATTACTAGATAAATTTGCAAATTTTCTTGGTCGAAAATTTGCAATGGGATTAGTAAAACTGCAGTTTTTGGATTGATCTGTTAATGAGGCTTTTGCTTTCGCTAGATTGGCATCCCAGTCCGAATTGGGAAAAGAATGCTGGGTTACCAAACCTAATAGAAGCGAAAAGCATACAATGTGCTGTATTTATCTGTCTCGAGCAAATACTTGATTTTGGTGATGCCCCGTCTATAGCCAACTCAATCTATCGCTATCTGGTACATTTTCGACAACTTGCAGCACTCCTTGACCTAATGCTTGCTTTGTCCTACCTAATACGGAGTCTAATCCGTGAAATATGGGCATATACGGCAGTTTGTGAGGGCAAATTCCCACAAAATCCTGCCAAGTTAAAAAATCTTGAATTACCTCCCGACTCATCTTTTCTCACGCTGCTTCTATGATCGACATACCGTTCACCCTAGACCAATTACGCATTCTCAAGGCGATCGCTGCTGAAGGTAGCTTTAAACGCGCCGCCGATAGTCTTTATGTGTCCCAGCCCGCTGTTAGCTTGCAAGTTCAACATCTAGAGCGACAGCTAGATGTACCTTTGTTTGATCGTGGGGGGCGAAGAGCACAGTTGACAGAGGCAGGACAGTTGCTACTTTCCTATGGCGATCGCATTTTAAGCCTTTGTCAGGAGACTTGCCGAGCCATTGATGATTTACAAAATCTCAATGGGGGCACACTTATTATAGGTGCTAGTCAAACGACTGGAACCTATCTAATGCCACAGATGATTGGCTTATTTCGCAAGAAATACCCTGAAGTCTCGGTACAACTACATGTTCATTCGACAAGGCGAACAGCCTGGAGTGTTGCGAACGGACAGGTAGACTTGGCAATTATTGGTGGTGAAATTCCTGCGGATTTGCTAGATTCTTTAGAGGTTACACCCTATGCTGAGGATGAGCTGGCTCTCATTCTTCCAACTTCTCACCCATTGGCTCAGTTGGCAGCTTTACCCATAGATGAGCTATATAAAATGCAATTTATTACCCTCGATTCACAATCGACTATTCGTAAAGCAATTGATCGTGTCTTACTAGATAGTGGGGTTGATCCAAGACAACTAGAGATCGTGATGGAGTTAAATTCGATTGAGGCAATTAAAAACGCCGTGCAGGCTGGGTTAGGAGCAGCATTTTTGTCGGTAACAGCGATTGAAAAAGAGTTGCAAATGGGGGCTTTAAAGCAAATGCGGATTGATGGGGTGGTGATCAATCGGATGCTCTTACAAATTCGGAATCCAAATCGTTATCGCTCTAAGGCAACGGAAGCGTTTTGTAACGAAGTCTTACCAATATTCCGAGACAAAGCATAAGTCAAAGCAGTGAAACGCTTCTTTGGCTTAATAGCGCTTACATTAAAATAGTAATCCCAACATAGTTTTTCATTTTTACTTTTTATTTTTTACTTGTCACCATGAGCTACTTCCGCCCCGCTATTGATGCAATGACTGGCTATATTCCTGGGGAACAGCCCAAGTCGGGGATCAAAGTTATCAAACTGAATACTAACGAGAATCCCTATCCGCCATCGCCTAAAGCGATCGCTGCTTTGCAAACTATTGATGGAGACTCTTTACGACGCTATCCCGATCCGTTTGCCCATGAATTTTGTCAAGCGGTAAGTGAAGCTCTTGGTGTACCTAAGGATTGGATAATCGTTGGTAATGGCAGCGATGATGTTTTAAATATTTTGATCAGGGCTTGTGCCGAAGGACGCGATCGCAAAGTGGTTTATCCAATGCCAACCTATGTGCTTTACCGTACCCTCGCCGCAATGCAACCATCGGAGACTGTAGAAGTGCCCTATGGAGAGAATTTTGAATTACCTATTGAGCAACTCGTCGCTGCCAATGGTGCGGTGACTTTTATTGCATCTCCCAACAGTCCATCAGGTCATGCCGTACCTCTTGAAGATTTACGCAAATTGGCGCAGCAGGTCTCAGGAATTGTGGCGATCGACGAAGCCTATGTTGATTTTGCAGAATATTCAGCTTTGCCACTGGTGCAGGAATTTGACAACGTGATCATATTACGCACCTTATCGAAAGGCTATTCCTTAGCAGGTTTGCGTTTAGGCTTTGGTATCGCTAATCCCCAACTTTTGTCAGGACTCTTTAAGGTTAAAGATAGCTATAACATCGATGCAGTAGCGATCGCTGTGGGCACTGCGGCAATGCGCGACCAAGAATACAAAGATGCAAATGCCAATAAGGTCAAAACTTCGCGATCGCGTCTCATCGACGACCTCAAAAATATTGGCTACACAGTCCCAAGGTCTTACGGTAATTTTGTCATCGCTACTCCTCCTAGGAGTAATGCCGAAGAGATTTATTTAAAACTAAAAGAATCTGGCATTTTAGTACGCTATTTCAATCAAGCAGGGCTAGCTGATAAATTGCGAATTACAGTGGGTACTGACGAGCAAAATCAAGCCCTGTACGATCAACTGACTTTAATTGGCTAAAAGATGGAGAATAGGAGGCTCGAACCCCTGACCTCTGCGGTGCGATCGCAGCACTCTACCAACTGAGCTAATTCCCCAATAAGCTATATATAGCATATTTTCAACAACAAGGTCGTACTCAGAGCACCTTGTTACTTGCTGACAGAAACAGGCGATCGTGACTCACTAAGCATTAAAAACAAGCGAGTTTGGGATAATTTGAAACAGGCTTTGAGAGGGGGGCGTAGCAATCCTCCTCTCAAATCCCAAAAGTAAAAGCATTGCTAAGCAATGCTTTTACTTTTGGGATTTTTAAATTTGCCAGCTTAACCCGAACTGACGTTAACTAGAAATGGCAAAAACCCAAACAATAAGGAAGTCAAATGCTTTTGAAAAATATATTTCAAAGTAAGCTTAGAAATATATCAATGAAATATGTCGATTAATTACTCGCATCTCAAATCTCCATGACTTTGTCGTTTCTTTGATTACTTTTCGAGATGATCGTAGCTCAAATATTTAGCTTAACAATAGTGAAAAATTTTGCGATCAGCAACTTTGTCTAAAATATGAAATAGCTCATGCTATTGAGATTAGGTTGATTGGCACGAAGCGCTCACCGACCACTAAAATTATCATCTAGTCAACTTGGCAAGCATTTACTATGAACTCAGGCACCACCAGTAATGAATCAACATTTCAGAAAATCATTCGTCTCTTGCGCTGGCATAAACCTGCAGGCAGACTGATTTTGATGTTGCCTGCGCTATGGGCAACGGTAGCGGCTGCTAAATCAATTCATCAATTACCTCCCTTCGATCTATTAGTCGTAGTCATCCTTGGCAGCTTGGCAACCAGCGCCGCAGGTTGTGTCATAAATGACCTCTGGGATCGAGATATTGATCCACAGGTTGATCGCACTAAAAGTCGTCCCCTTGCCGAGCGATCGCTATCGATTCAAGTGGGGATTGCTATCCTGTTCGTCTCAGGACTATGTGCATTTTTACTATCAACTTATTTAAATCCCCTCAGTTTTGGACTTTGCTTTGCTGCCGTACCTGTAATTGCAATCTATCCTGCCTGCAAGCGCTTTTTCCCTGTACCTCAATTAGTGCTGTCGATCGCTTGGGGATTTAGCGTACTAATCCCCTGGAGCGCTGTTACAGGTGGTCTTGATCGCTATGCTTGGGAATTATGGTTAGCAGTTATTACATGGACGATGGGCTTTGATACGATCTATGCCATGAGCGATCGCGAAGATGACCTCAAGGTTGGAGTTAATTCTAGTGCGCTCTTTTTTGGAAGATATGTAACATTTGCGATCGCCATATTTTTGTCAATTACTCTCGGAAGCTTGCTTTGGCTAGGATGGGACGTGCAACTGGGTCACACACATTACTTAGCTTGCTTGATGGCAGGAGTAATATGGATATGGCAATATAAAAGACTAAGCCAAGCTGAAATTCCTACTGAGTTATACCAAAAAGCGTTTGGTCAAAACGTATGGATCGGCTTTATCATATTAGCGGGAATGATTCCATCCACTCTAAGGATTATTGGCTAACTCTCTAAACTATGGTAGAGCTATTGCGGTGTAATTTTCCTACTCCTGACGTATGATGGCTAGCAAGCCTTAAGTCTGTTAGGATCTAGATTATAAATAGTTAGAGTAAAAAATAAATGAGCAATATTAAAGAAAAAATTCTAGAAGAAGTCCAACAAGCCAGAGAAACCTGCGAAATTAGCGGTGCTGGTTCTCAGGAATGTGCTGCTGCTTGGGATGCAGTAGAAGAGTTACAAGCTGAAGCATCGCACCAAAAGCAAGACAAGCCTAAAAACTCCCTTGAAATTTATTGCGATGACAATCCTGATGCTGTCGAGTGTCGTTTGTACGAAGACTAATCATCTCAGCATATCTCTTTTTTTACATCCGTTTGAGTAAAGCTTGCAAACCCTCTCTCAAAGTCCAAAAATAAAAGCATTGCTAAGCAATGCTTTTATTTTTGGACTTTTTAAATTTGCCCGCTTAACCCGAACTGGGTAGTCGTGCAATGTAATTGTGTTGCGGGCGCGAAGCGCCCGCAACACAATTACTAAAAAAATTACTTTGCAGAACTACCCAAAATTTAAATTAAATGGAGTGCTTTATATGGCATTTACCAATCTGGTGAAGTACAGGTTTGTTTCCCCGCCAAAGGCGAAAACAAACCTATAACTCGCTTGCTTGAAAAACGCGATACTCCTTTTAATTAATTTATTGCCACATCCAAAGGGGCATTCCACTTGTTTCTGTCTCAAATTGCAAACGGGCGATCGCACTTTCTGAGCCGTTAGGCAAAAATTTACTAGCAAAGGTTTTAGGAGGCTTGATTGTAAATACCTTGGTGTTTTTAGGATCAAGTCCAGCTAGTTCCGATACCCAGACTCTAGCATCTTCTTCAGTGCCAAGGCGATCGACTAAGCCAAGGCTAAGAGCCTGCTCACCTGTAAATACTCGCCCATCGGCAAAGGAACGCACGGTAGCAGGGCTAAGTTTGCGACCTTCAGCAACGGTTTCCACAAATTGGAGATAGCTAGAATCAATTAGTGATTGGAGGATTTCTCTCTCTTCTTCAGTGATATCTCGATCAAAGGAGAGAATATCTTTATAAGCTCCTGATTTAATTACTTTAAAGGAAATGCCAATTTTATCGAGTAACTTTTCGATGTTATTACCACGCAAAATTACGCCAATACTGCCCGTAATTGTTCCAGGATTAGACACAATGTAATCTGCACCAACACCGATATATACGCCACCACTAGCAGAAATATTACCAAAACTGGCGACTACTTTGATATTAGCCCTTTCTCTGAGGCGTTTGAGAGCTATATAGATTTCTTGAGAATCGCCGACGGTTCCTCCAGGGCTATCAATGCGAAGTAGGAGCGCAGGAAATTTGTTTTCTTCAACAAATTCAATGGCTTCAAGTACACGAGTTCGGGTACTTGCACCGATCGCTCCCGTAATTTCAATGCGTGCAATTTTTTTACGAAATTTGCGTTTGAGAAAGCCGAACATTCAGTTATGGATCTTAAAATTATTATTTGTGTAAAGGGACGATGCCAAGCATTATCCCTTCACACTATATTAGCGATTTAACGCGAATGGTTGATTACCCTTGATTTCAGTCATTAAATGTAGTTGAAGCTACAAAATTATTCTTTTTGGGGACATTTGGGTTTTGATAATTGTGAAAACCTTTGATGATAAAGCGGTATCCTGAGTATATCCATCTAAACATTTCGTAACATAATAAACCGCAAATGCACGAGACCGACTTGCATAGCAGCCTTCTGTCAGGAGGCAATTACCGTAGACTCAAGACAATCCTAGTACTCATCACTGTTTATGGATTGACAATTGGTTTGCATTTTGCCCCTTGGTGGCGTTGGGTGCTACTAGGCTTTTTTGGGATTCATGCATTACGGTTAATTTTTGCGCCCCCTTTACCTGCGATCGCTCCTAATCCTGAAATTAATTATCAAAATGAGCGATCCGCCGAACTGCCATTTTTCTCTCTATTAGCTTCGGCAAAAAATGAGGAAGCAGTAATTGGTAATTTAGTAAAAAATCTTTGTCAGATTGACTATCCCAGCGATCGCTTTGAAGTATGGATCGTTGATGATAATAGTAGTGACCGCACTTCCGAAGTACTCGCCCTACTCAAAACTAAATATCCACAACTCAAAACCCTCCGTCGTGGTGATGAGGCGCAGGGGGGTAAATCAGGGGCTTTAAATCAAGTGTTAGCTCTGACTAAAGGCGATATTATTGGTGTTTTTGATGCCGACGCTCAAGTACCGACGGATGTGTTGCGATCACTCATACCAGTATTCCAACAGTCAAAAATTGGGGCAGTGCAATTAAGAAAGGCGATCGCTAATGCAAAGGATAACTGGTGGACAGCAGGACAATCGGCGGAAATGGCGCTAGATTTGTGCTTACAGGACTTGCGCGTACGTGTTGGCGGCATCGGTGAGCTGCGCGGGAATGGTCAATTTGTGCGTCGTAATGCCCTCGATGATTGTGGCGGTTGGAATGAGCAGACTATTACCGATGATCTTGATCTCACTATCCGTCTGCATCTATGCCAATGGGACATCGCCTGTTTATATTTTCCTGCGGTGCAAGAAGAAGGAGTCTTAACCTTGAAACAACTCTGGCATCAGCGCAACCGTTGGGCAGAAGGAGGATTTCAGCGCTATCTTGACTATGGAAATCTCTTGCTCAGTGGCAAAATGGGATTCTGGAAAACTTTTGATGGTTCTCT includes:
- a CDS encoding Calvin cycle protein CP12 is translated as MSNIKEKILEEVQQARETCEISGAGSQECAAAWDAVEELQAEASHQKQDKPKNSLEIYCDDNPDAVECRLYED
- a CDS encoding 4-hydroxybenzoate solanesyltransferase encodes the protein MNSGTTSNESTFQKIIRLLRWHKPAGRLILMLPALWATVAAAKSIHQLPPFDLLVVVILGSLATSAAGCVINDLWDRDIDPQVDRTKSRPLAERSLSIQVGIAILFVSGLCAFLLSTYLNPLSFGLCFAAVPVIAIYPACKRFFPVPQLVLSIAWGFSVLIPWSAVTGGLDRYAWELWLAVITWTMGFDTIYAMSDREDDLKVGVNSSALFFGRYVTFAIAIFLSITLGSLLWLGWDVQLGHTHYLACLMAGVIWIWQYKRLSQAEIPTELYQKAFGQNVWIGFIILAGMIPSTLRIIG
- the sppA gene encoding signal peptide peptidase SppA, translated to MFGFLKRKFRKKIARIEITGAIGASTRTRVLEAIEFVEENKFPALLLRIDSPGGTVGDSQEIYIALKRLRERANIKVVASFGNISASGGVYIGVGADYIVSNPGTITGSIGVILRGNNIEKLLDKIGISFKVIKSGAYKDILSFDRDITEEEREILQSLIDSSYLQFVETVAEGRKLSPATVRSFADGRVFTGEQALSLGLVDRLGTEEDARVWVSELAGLDPKNTKVFTIKPPKTFASKFLPNGSESAIARLQFETETSGMPLWMWQ
- a CDS encoding glycosyltransferase, coding for MHETDLHSSLLSGGNYRRLKTILVLITVYGLTIGLHFAPWWRWVLLGFFGIHALRLIFAPPLPAIAPNPEINYQNERSAELPFFSLLASAKNEEAVIGNLVKNLCQIDYPSDRFEVWIVDDNSSDRTSEVLALLKTKYPQLKTLRRGDEAQGGKSGALNQVLALTKGDIIGVFDADAQVPTDVLRSLIPVFQQSKIGAVQLRKAIANAKDNWWTAGQSAEMALDLCLQDLRVRVGGIGELRGNGQFVRRNALDDCGGWNEQTITDDLDLTIRLHLCQWDIACLYFPAVQEEGVLTLKQLWHQRNRWAEGGFQRYLDYGNLLLSGKMGFWKTFDGSLFYINQYLLTVAFIPDTIAAIALKHNPMLPPIAGFSLVLTAVTMSVGLRRSYHVSWIKAFVQTASAMIYMLHWIPVIASVTLRMCVQPKLLKWVKTQHQGAGNTLLEDIELQEVNNNA
- the hisC gene encoding histidinol-phosphate transaminase, with translation MSYFRPAIDAMTGYIPGEQPKSGIKVIKLNTNENPYPPSPKAIAALQTIDGDSLRRYPDPFAHEFCQAVSEALGVPKDWIIVGNGSDDVLNILIRACAEGRDRKVVYPMPTYVLYRTLAAMQPSETVEVPYGENFELPIEQLVAANGAVTFIASPNSPSGHAVPLEDLRKLAQQVSGIVAIDEAYVDFAEYSALPLVQEFDNVIILRTLSKGYSLAGLRLGFGIANPQLLSGLFKVKDSYNIDAVAIAVGTAAMRDQEYKDANANKVKTSRSRLIDDLKNIGYTVPRSYGNFVIATPPRSNAEEIYLKLKESGILVRYFNQAGLADKLRITVGTDEQNQALYDQLTLIG
- a CDS encoding LysR family transcriptional regulator, with the translated sequence MIDIPFTLDQLRILKAIAAEGSFKRAADSLYVSQPAVSLQVQHLERQLDVPLFDRGGRRAQLTEAGQLLLSYGDRILSLCQETCRAIDDLQNLNGGTLIIGASQTTGTYLMPQMIGLFRKKYPEVSVQLHVHSTRRTAWSVANGQVDLAIIGGEIPADLLDSLEVTPYAEDELALILPTSHPLAQLAALPIDELYKMQFITLDSQSTIRKAIDRVLLDSGVDPRQLEIVMELNSIEAIKNAVQAGLGAAFLSVTAIEKELQMGALKQMRIDGVVINRMLLQIRNPNRYRSKATEAFCNEVLPIFRDKA